In Humulus lupulus chromosome 6, drHumLupu1.1, whole genome shotgun sequence, a single genomic region encodes these proteins:
- the LOC133784815 gene encoding uncharacterized protein LOC133784815, with amino-acid sequence MSKEGNYTVLTKTIMEGAIMMKLHKFRWGPSRPVYATLAHDLFVCECQYFLTFGIPCRHMFAAMKHLDMGHMPKSLIVTQWTIEAQSGEISIWNDSCIHSDKTTLQKARFGEISNRMNEVAFLASRTDYAHRMVTLEIDRICATLKEALVIGGDSCTSNLRMHRASQFIVQDPKFTKSKGTGKIAGTRNSVGRKCSLCKKAGHNKLTCPKRLKGKE; translated from the coding sequence ATGTCAAAGGAAGGCAACTACACTGTACTCACAAAAACAATCATGGAGGGTGCTATAATGATGAAACTCCACAAGTTTCGTTGGGGACCAAGCCGGCCAGTCTATGCAACTTTGGCTCATGACCTTTTTGTCTGTGAATGCCAATATTTTCTTACATTTGGGATACCATGTAGGCATATGTTTGCCGCAATGAAGCACCTAGACATGGGACACATGCCAAAGTCACTTATTGTGACGCAGTGGACAATTGAAGCTCAGTCGGGAGAGATTTCAATATGGAATGATAGTTGTATTCATAGTGATAAAACCACACTCCAAAAGGCTAGGTTTGGAGAAATAAGTAATCGAATGAATGAGGTTGCCTTCCTCGCGAGTAGGACCGACTATGCACATCGTATGGTTACACTCGAAATTGATCGAATTTGTGCAACATTGAAAGAAGCTTTAGTGATTGGTGGAGATAGTTGCACGTCCAACCTCCGTATGCATAGGGCTTCCCAGTTCATTGTGCAAGACCCAAAATTCACCAAATCTAAGGGGACTGGGAAAATAGCAGGAACAAGAAATAGTGTCGGTAGGAAATGTAGTTTATGCAAAAAGGCTGGTCACAACAAGTTAACATGCCCTAAAAGACTTAAGGGAAAGGAATAG